The Corynebacterium callunae DSM 20147 genomic sequence AGTGTGGCAATGCCGGTAGATGGAATATTTTGGATGCGAGCCTGCGGGATGAAGGTCGGTAATGCAGTAGCGTCTACTAATGGTGCTGGTGCACCAGTAATCGCTGGAATGGATTTACCGCTATAACGAGAAATCCAATCTGCATATTCAGCTACTGGCACATACCATCCAACTGTTCCTGCTTGGCTTGCCGCTCCTTCCACTGCGGTGGACATACTCAACACGCCTGCCAACTGGCCATTCACAAATAGCGGTCCGCCAGAATCGCCTGGCATTAGTCGACCATTGGAAATCTGACCCTCCAACAAGATGGCGCTTGGATCAGGGCCTTCTAGATTGTTGACGCGGCGTTGCACGCTGACATCGGCTGCTTGGGCAATCTGCTGATTCTGAATGGCATATCCACCCCAGCCCTCGGTGGTACCAGCATTTCCTGCTTGAACATGGGATGCATAGATATCAGCAGTGACTGAGTTATTAGGAGTGTAAAGCTCGACCAATGCTAAATCAGCAGTGGGGTGAATAATTGCTTGGCGCACAGCCTCAAAGGAGCTCAAGGTGCTAGAACCGATAGCTGCTCCGGCATTGCCAGATTCTGGAATGCAATGGCGTGCAGTAAGGATCCACGTGGGCGTGATGAGAGTTCCAGTACACGCGGTGCTACCAATTTGAAGATGCACCAGGGGAGAGGAGCTTCCAAAAGATGAGAGTGCAGAGCTGGAGACAGCATTGCGACCATCGGCAATTGCCTGTGCCGGGGCCGCGCCGATAATGCTGGCGCCAACCAACGCCGAACTCAGGGCCGCAGCAGAAATAGTACGAGGCAATGCTTTAGACATGGTTGCTAGTGTAGTTGCTCGCGGGTGGATCTGTCTCAAACAGGGGTTATAGAATTTCTTCTATACCAGAAATTTTAGGGCGCGCTATGCGTGCCCCTTTCTCCGTTGCCACAATGGGGCGTTGTAGCAGCTTGGGATGGGTGAGGATCGCGTCGATAAGCTCAGTTTCGGGGGTTTCAGGACTGAGTCCTAGCTCCTTATATTCAGCCTCTTTGGTGCGGATTCCGGCATGGACGGGGATGCCAACTTTGTTAAATAGGTCTGTTAATTCTGCAGCGCTCAGAGGCTGTTTTAGGTAATTAATTACAGTTGGTTCGATTCCTTGTTCCTGGAGGTACTTAAGGGTATTTCGAGAGGTGGCGCAACGTGGATTGTGGTAGATAGTGACGTCCATAACTTTGAGCCTACTAATGTTCAAGGCATGATTCTTCAAATATTCAGAGTTGCCTTCGCATTTGTGGGCATTATTGTGGGCGCAGGTTTTGCGTCTGGACAAGAAGTGATGCAGTACTTTGTGGCCTTTGGTGTTGATGGCATCTGGGGAGTTGTGCTCTCTGCAGTTGTCATGACCATCATGGCCTTGATCATTTTGCAATTGGGAAGTTATTTCAACGCCGGCGAACACGGTGAAGTTTTCCGTCGTGTCAGCCACCCCATCTTTTCTAAAATCCTTGATATCGGCGTAGTCATCACGCTTTTTGCAACCGGCTTTGTGATGTTCGCCGGTGCTGGCTCCAACTTGAATCAGCAGTGGGGCTTGCCACTATGGATCGGTGCCGTAATCATGGTGGTTTTGGTGCTGGCTGCCGGCATGCTCGACGTTGACAAAGTCACCACCGTTATTGGTGCCATCACTCCATTTATCATCATCTTCATTACTGCGGCGTCAATTTACACCTTGGTTGAAGGCAACTTCAGTCCAGTTGAGCAGCTTGATTCCGCTGCTTTGGCAGTGGGAACCACCCTGCCACACTGGGCAATCGCTGCTATCAACTATGTGGGCTTCAATATGATGGTTGCTGTTTCCATGGCAGTTGTTATCGGTGGCTCCATGTTTAACCCACGTGTTGCTGGCCGTGGTGGCCTGCTCGGTGGTGTCATTCTGGGCTTTTTGATCATCATCAGTGCACTGACACTTTTTGCCACCGTTGAAACTGTGGGACATGATGACATGCCAATGCTGACGATTATCAACAATCTCAGCCCAATTGCTGGCCAAGTTATGGCTGTAGTTATCTACGGCATGATCTTTAACACCGCGCTTGGCATGTTTTATGCGCTGGGACGCCGTTTGACTGCAACTAAGCCAGAGCGCTTTAGGCCCGTTTACGTGGTGACCGTGTTGGTCGGATTTGTGCTCAGCTTCCTTGGCTTTAAAAACCTCGTTGGCTGGGTATATCCGATTCTTGGATATATCGGACTGCTGCTCATCGCTGTCATGATGGTGGCATGGTTCCGAGGACGTGTACGCATCTACAAGGAATCTGAGCGCCGTATGCGCATTGTTGATCTACTGCAGATCGGCCACGACGGCGCACTAAACGAAGCGGAGCGTAAGGCACTGCAAAAAGACATCCAAGATTCAAATCTGAATGAAGAACAAATTAGAGCGGCAACCTCTAAATAATTTCTAATGCCTCTAGGAAACTAGAGGCTTTAGCTTATTCAGCTGGTACTAGCTCAATTGAGCTGGCATCAGCCCAGGTAAGTTCAATTCCCTTGGAGCGCAACCACTTCATGGGATCATCGCCGTGGCGGGTAATTCCTTCTACGGCGTTCAGCGTTGCGTCGATAGCCTTTTCGGCATCATCTGCAGTAATCAGCCCTGCGGAAGTAGCGGCCGCCAGCTCATCGATATCGAGCACAGTTACTGGCTGACCCACATTGGAAACGAGGTCGACATAAAGATCGCGGGTGGTCCAGACATTATCTTCAACCTGAATTTCAGCAACATCGATGTAGAAATCTTGTTGCTCATTAACACCTTCGCGGAAGTGGAAAATATTGGCGCGCAGGCCCAATTCTGGCAGTAGCCAGCTTTCCAAATAGCCAAACCGGGGATGGTTGGCTCCGCGTGCCATATAAAGGCCAAAGTCAGTGACCTTGTAGGTGTCTACCTGGCGGAGAAAACCTTTAGGGTCAGTGTTAACAGACTCTTGGGTGTTAAAAGTCTCTTGTTTTACTGGGTGAAGATCAGTCATTTTTTCTACCTCACATCAAAGACGACAGCGGTCGGGGCGAAGTTGCACTGGGCCTGACCGCCTTCTGTAGAAGTGCTTAGTCCGCCAGACATAATTGCGACAATAATTCCGGTACCTGTATCGGCTACTCCGGAAATCGTGGAAGGTCCTGCGGGATTAATACCGGTATTTCCCAAAGTTGTTGTGCCATACCTGAGAGTGCTCAAGTTGGCCCATTCCACTTTCATAGTGCTTTGTTGTTCTGGGGCGAGGGCACCGGTGCCCAGGGCGGTAAACACAAAGGATGATTGCCCAACGCCGGCTCCTGGAAGTGGGAGAGCGGCAGGGCCAGGAACTGCGAATGCAGAACCTACAGAAGCTGAATTGCCATTGATGCAATTCTCGGCGCGGGTAGGCCAGAAGAACTGAGCAATGCGGGGAGCGTCTTCAGGAATTGCTACCTCTGATTCAGTGGGGGTCTCACTAATTAGACCCAGAGCTTGGGATGCAATGTTTTTAACTTCTTGCGGAACCCAAGGTTGGTTTAGTGCCTGCTGAATTTGCTGACGTACCTGCTCATTGGGGCGACCCCATTGATCAAGAGGTAGGCCACTGGCGAGGCTTGAAGAGTAGTTGAAGGCTTGCTCAACCGGGCTAATAGCGTGCGCTGCGGGAGTGGCAAAGGCGACGGTGGCGGCCAATGCGACTGCAGTGATTCTCTTAATCACGGTTGTTTTACTTACCTTTCAACGACGGAGGTTAAACCTGAACACTAGTCACATTAGTAACTTGAGTTAACTTTCATTCCTCCTGTCACAGTAATCGCAGAATTTTTAGTGTCAATATGAGTTCAACAAATCTTCATATGTAATTCTTAGACACTTATTCTTTGATTCTCGCGAATACCAAATAATTGCTTAAGTCAGCTTCTTGATTAGCCTGTCGCCATAAATTGCTGATTTGTTACCAAATTAAGAAAATACTTAGATTGTTGAGTCAAAAACGTCCGGGTTTTTAGGGTGGGTGTGTCGCGGAAACCGTCCTGAACAGCCCATCTAGAAAAAACTTTGAGTATTTTGGCTCACAATGTGCGCATAGCACCTAATTGCGAGTACGCTTATACCGTTCTAAAACAAAGGGCACTTGAAAATTAAGTGCCTTCCATATTTATCCGGCAGGAGATTGCCCCCAGTGACCCATCCAGAGTTTCGTAACGTAGCGATTGTCGCGCACGTTGACCACGGAAAAACCACACTCGTTAACGCAATGCTTGAACAGTCTGGCGTCTTCGGCGACCACGGCGAAGTAGCAGACCGTGTGATGGACTCCGGTGACCTGGAGAAGGAAAAGGGCATTACCATCCTTGCCAAGAACACCGCGATCCGTCGTAAGGGTGCTGGCAAAGATGGCAAGGACCTGATCATCAACGTCATTGACACCCCCGGCCACGCCGACTTCGGTGGCGAAGTTGAGCGCGCGCTGTCCATGGTTGACGGCGTTGTCCTCCTTATTGATGCTTCTGAAGGCCCATTGCCTCAGACCCGCTTCGTTCTTGGCAAGGCTCTTGCAGCCAAGATGCCAGTGATCATTGCTGTTAACAAGACCGACCGTCCAGATGCTCGCATCGACGAGGTCGTTGAAGAGGCACAGGATCTGCTTCTTGAACTTGCTGCTTCCCTTGATGATGAGGATGCAGCTCAGGCTGCAGAGCAGCTGCTTGACCTTCCAGTTCTTTATGCTTCCGGCCGTGAAGGCAAGGCATCTTTGGAGAACCCAGGCAACGGCAACGTTCCTGATTCTGAAGACTTGATGCCACTGTTCGACACTCTGTACAGCGTCATCCCAGAGCCAGCTGCAGACATTGAAGGTCCACTGCAGGCTCACGTCACCAACCTTGACTCTTCCTCCTTCTTGGGACGTATCGGTCTGGTTCGCGTACACGCAGGTACCTTGCGTAAGGGCCAGCAGGTTGCTTGGATCCACTACGATGAACAGGGCAACCAGCACACCAAGACCGCTAAGATTGCAGAACTTCTGGCCACCGTTGGTGTGACCCGTGTTCCTGCAACCGAGGTTGTTGCAGGCGACATCGCCGCAATTTCCGGCATTGAAGACATCATGATTGGTGACACCCTGGCTGACCTGGAGAACCCAGTTGCTTTGCCACGTATCACCGTTGATGAGCCTGCACTGTCCATGACCATTGGTGTTAACACCTCCCCAATGGCTGGCCGTGGCGGCGGAGACAAGCTGACCGCTCGTGTTATCAAGGCCCGCCTGGAGCAGGAGCTCATCGGTAACGTGTCCATCAAGGTTCTTCCTACTGAGCGTCCTGACGCTTGGGAAGTTCAGGGCCGTGGCGAAATGGCACTGTCCATCTTGGTTGAAACCATGCGTCGTGAGGGCTTCGAGCTCACCGTTGGTAAGCCACAGGTTGTTACCCAGACCATCGATGGCAAGCTGCACGAGCCTTATGAGATCATGGTTATCGACGTTCCTTCCGAGTACCAGGGCAACGTTACCCAGCTCATGGCAACCCGTAAGGGCCTCATGCAGTCCATGGCAACCACCCCAGGTTCCGACTGGATCCGCATGGAATTCCGCATTCCTGCACGTGGCCTCATCGGCTTCCGTACCACCTTCATGACTGAAACCCGTGGTACCGGTATCGCTAACTCCTACTCCGATGGTATGGATCTGTGGGCTGGCGAAATCAAGGGCCGCCCACAGGGCTCCCTGGTTGCTGACCGTGCCGGCAAGATCACTGCATTCGCACTGACTGCACTGGCAGACCGCGGTAGTTTCTTCGTTGAGCCAGGCACCGAGACCTATGAAGGTGTCGTTGTTGGCGCGAACAACCGCGAAGAAGACATGGACATCAACCCAACGAAGGAAAAGAAGCTCACCAACATGCGTGCAGCTTCTGCAGACACCACCGTCACCCTGGCTAAGGCTCACAACCTGACCCTGGATGAGGCCCTGGAGTTCTGTGGATCTGACGAGTGTGTTGAGGTTACTCCTGAGGTTCTGCGCGTGCGCAAGGTTATTCTTAACGCTACTGAGCGTGGACGCGCTCGTTCCCGTGCAAAGAGCTTGAACAAGTAATTTTCTTTGCCAAGCGCTGGCCCACTGTGTCCTTTGGACGCGGTGGGCCAGTAGTATTTTCAGGGTGAGATTAAGCCTGCGGATTCTAAGTGTCTTTGCCAGTTCAGCTCTCTTGGTAGCCTGCCAAGCCAATCCCGGCCCGGCGCCGGTGGAGGAAGCTGCAACTGCAACGACTACTGCCACCACGACAACGACGGTGGAGGCAGAAGAACCTCAAACTTCCCGCAGCACTGTCAACATTGGCATCGATCCTTTGCGCAATGGTTTTAACCCGCACTTGATCGCCGATGACACCGCCGTGGTGCGCGATATCGCAGCCTTGGTGCTGCCCAGTGCGTTTGTGGGCAACCAGATGAATTCTGATCTTTTGGATAACGTGGAGCAGCTGGACACTGAGACAGTGCGCTATACCATTGCCCAAGAAGCGCAATGGAGCGATGGCACTCCGATCACCGGCTCGGATTTTGACTATCTTTGGCGATCAATTACCTCTACCAAGGGTGCGATGGATGCCGCTGCTTATGAGTCAATCTCCGAAATTCGTACCAGCGGTGGCGGTAAAACGGTTGATGTAGTTTTTGAAACTCCCGTAGCCGATTGGCATTTGCTTTTTAATAATTTGCTGCCCAGCCACCTATTTTCGGGAACAGATACCTTCCAAACCGCGCTTTATGATGCAATTCCAGCCTCGGCGGGGCGCTATATGGTGCGTTCCATTGACCGTCAGCGTGGCATAATCACGCTCTCACGCAATGATCGCTTCTGGGGTAAAAACCCGGCAGAGGTCGAAGTTTTGACCATGACTAGCGTATCGTCCGCTTCTCGGGCAGGGGAGTACCTGCGTACCGGCCAGAGTTCCTTTATGAACTTGCGCCCCTCAGAGACCCTGGTTGATACCCTCAATTTGGTCCCCGATACCGAGGTCCGTGTCTCTGACACCACCCGCACCTTGGAAATGGTTTTTAATGCCAGCCGTTTAAGTCCTGAGCAAAGAACTTATTTAAGTTCGCTTATCGACGTGCCCCTCGCCGCGCGCTTGGCCGCCGCGCGCAGCTCCAACCTGAGCGTAGCGACCCCAATCCTGCGGGAGGGCGTCGCAAAGCCCGAAATACCTGAATTAAAATTGGCGGTTGACCCGGCCGATGATGCTGGTGTGGCAGCTGGGCGGGCCATCGTCGATATGCTTGCACAAGCTGGTGTCAAGGCTACAACCGTGACAACTGATATTCCTTCCGCCATTGGCACAGATTATGATGCGATTATTACATGGACGCGCAATGCCACCGATGCGATGAGCTTGGCGGATCGTTATACCTGCGAGATTAACCTGGCTAGCTGGTGTGATGCGAACACCACAACCTATATCGCAGCTTTATTGTCCGGGGAACTAAGCTTTGATCCGAACTGGGAAACAGAATTTAATCGAGCCAATTCCATACGAGTGCCGATTGTGCGCGAAACGCGCGTAGAGGCAAAAAATAATGGCATTACCGGCCCGGATGCAACAACCTGGCCGGGAGGCATCGCCAGTGCCGCAAATTGGAGGAAAAATGACCTTGAACAATGACCTTGTTGGCGCCCGTGTGGTGGCTGTCCATGCCCATCCTGATGATGAAGCAATTACCACCGGTGGAGTGCTGGCAGATCTAGCCGCGCGCGGTGCCGACGTTACCGTTATTACTTGCACCTTAGGTGAACAAGGCGAGGTGATTGGCGATACTTTCCAACAGCTGGTTAATGGCGATGCCGATCAGCTAGGCGGCTTTAGAATCCATGAGCTTTATTCCTCCTTATCCATTTTGGGTGTGCGTGGCATTCACCTTGGCGGTGCTGGCTGCTGGCGTGATTCCGGCATGGTGGGCGATCCTGCAAATGAGCATCCTCGTGCCTTTATCCACTCCGGAGACAAAGCTGTAGCGCAATTGGTGGAGCTTTTGCAGGATTTGCGCCCGCATCTGCTCATTACCTATGGTCCAGACGGTGGATATGGCCACCCAGACCATATTCGGGCCCATGAGATCACCCATGCTGCCGCTGAAAAGGTGGGCGTGCAAAGGATTCTGTGGGCTGTTACCGACCGCACTGAGCTGGAAGCAGGCTTAGCGGCAATTAACGTCATTCCAGCAGGCTGGGACAGGGGAGAGATTGCTGCGGTGGATTCCATCGACCTCAGCGTGGAGCTTTCCGACGCCGCCTATGCAGCCAAAGTTGAGGCGATGCGGGTGCATGCAACTCAGTTGTGGATCGCAGATGGATCAGTCTCTCTGACTAATCCGCGCGCCGCCTATGCCAGCACCACCCAAGAAAATGTGAAGATTTGGGCGCTGTCTAATTTGATCGCGCAGCCCATTATGCGCCATGAGCACTACCAACTCGGTGCTGGCTCGGCATTGCCTGAAAATGCCAATGGACCATTAGATGGATTGGACCTAGCCTAAGCTCATGAGTGCAAAAGATGGCGTGCGCAATCAGAGTTTCATTCATCGAAATGTGGGCATTGGAGAGAAAATCGGGGGTATTTTCTGGCTCAGCTTGGGTGCATTAATTTCAGTGCTGCTGGAGGTTATTTACCTCGGCACGAGAGTTAACCTGCCCGGTGGGACATCGATTGCAGTGCCCTATACAATAGTTATTGCTTTCCTTTTTAATATGGTCTTGACCAGGACTTCTATGCTGTGGACCAGGCATTGGCTCGCTGTTTTTATCCCACTTTTTAGTTGGATTGTGGGATTCTTTGCGCTGTTGATGTGGAATGCAGTGGTGGGGGATCAAATTGTGCCCTCAAATATTCGGACAGTTCTGCTACTTTTCGCTGCTTTAGCCGGTGGAATTTGGCCTATGGTCAAGGCGAAGTAGCATAATAAAGCTATAAGATTTTCCCTTTCCAGCAATTTACTAGCTCAGGAGTTTTCGAGAACCAATGACTTATACAATCGCACAGCCCTGCGTTGACGTCTTGGATCGTGCCTGCGTTGAAGAATGCCCCGTCGACTGCATCTACGAAGGCAAGCGCATGCTCTACATCCACCCGGATGAGTGTGTTGACTGCGGTGCCTGTGAGCCGGCTTGCCCTGTTGAGGCAATCTTCTACGAAGACGATGTCCCAGATGAGTGGATCGATTACAACGATGCCAATGCGGCATTCTTTGATGATCTGGGATCCCCAGGTGGCGCAGCTAAGCTCGGACCACAAGATTTTGATCACCCAATGATCGCAGCGTTGCCACCTCAGGCATAATCTAAACGCATGACCCCAAGAACCTCGCTTGCTTCCGTATTGCCCGATTTTCCCTGGGATTCCCTCGCCTCCGCAAAGGCTAAGGCACAGTCCCATCCGGATGGAATCGTGAACCTTTCTGTTGGAACTCCGGTTGACCCGGTTGCTCCAAGTATCCAGATCGCACTCGCCGAAGCAGCGGGGTTTTCTGGTTATCCTCAAACCATTGGCACCCCGGAACTCCGCGCTGCCATTAGGGGCGCCCTAGAGCGCCGCTATAACATGACAGAGCTTGTCGACGCCTCCGTGCTGCCGGTCATCGGCACCAAAGAGGCAATTGCTCTGCTGCCTTTCACCTTGGGCCTGTCGGGCCAGACTGTAGTTATTCCTGAGGTTGCCTACCCCACCTATGAGGTATCTGCAGCTGCCGCTGGTTGCAAGGTGCTGCGTTCTGATTCTTTGCTCAAGCTGGGACCTGAGCGTCCAGGTTTGATGTTTATTAACTCTCCTTCCAACCCCACCGGCAAGGTGCTGGGAATTGAGCATCTGCGCAAGGTTGTGAAGTGGGCTCAAGAAAATGATGTGATCCTCGCCGCTGATGAGTGTTACCTAGGCTTGGGCTGGGACGATGACAAGCAGCCAATTTCCATTTTGGATCCTCGGGTTTGCGATGGCGATCACCGTAACCTCTTGGCTATTCATTCCTTGTCCAAGACCTCCAACATGGCGTCCTACCGTGCTGGTTACTTGGTGGGAGATACCGCGCTTATTTCCGAGCTCACCGAGGTCCGTAAAAACCTTGGCCTGATGGTTCCTTATCAGATTCAGCAGGCCATGATCGCGGCTCTCAATGATGATGACCAAGAAGCCGGACAGAAGCTCATTTATGCAAAGCGTCGCGCTAAGTTGATGCGAGCACTGTTGGAAGCTGGCTTTAGGGTTGATGACTCTGAGGCAGGCCTTTATCTCTGGGCGACTCGTGACGAGCCCTGCCGCGATACCGTGGATTGGTTTGCGCAGCGTGGCATTTTGGTAGCTCCTGGTGATTTTTATGGTCCCCGAGGTGAACAGCATGTGCGTGTAGCAATGACCGAAACTGACGAGCGTATCGACGCCTTCGTTTCTCGCTTGGGATAACTAGGACTAAAGTAAAAACCTAAAGTTTAAAAATACCCATGAAAGAGGCGTGTTGAGTTCCGAACAAAAAACTTGGAGCTTCCGTTTTGTGAGAGCTACCAGACAGTTCATCAAGTTCGGAATAGTAGGCGGCTCCGGCACCCTAGTAAACCTAGTTGTCGCAGCACTGTCTAAAAAGATCGCCGGCTGGACCGCTGGGATTCATGAAAGTGATGCTTTTATGAATCTCCTCGGTACCGATTTCCATATCCGTTGGTATCACGTATTTATGACCATTGCTTTCTTTGTTGCAAATACGTGGAATTACCAGCTCAATCGCATGTGGACCTTTAAATCCGCAAAGATTGTTTCTTGGTGGAAGGGCTTCTTCCCATTCTTGGCTACCGGTTTGGTGGCCTTTGCAGTTAGCCAGATTGTGGCAACGCTTTTGATGAACGAGAATTCACCAATTGCATTGTCCTCTGAAATTTTTGATGGTTCTTCAGGACTGCGCACCAAGTTCTACTGGGCCTTGGTTATCTCGATTTTTGTTTCTATGCCAGTGAATTTCTTGGTGAACAAATATTGGACCTTCCGCAAACCGAAGTCCAAGATAATTATCGCTGCAGAGCCTTCCTAAGGGTTTTCTCAGGCCACGTCGTATTTTCCGACGTGGCTTTTTTAGAACCTAAGAATCGAATAAATGTTTGAAATAACCCTTGAAAGATGTCCACTAAGCAAGGCAAACTAGGTCTTAAGTACATCAGGTTTTCAGGGGGAAACATGATCACAAAAGTCTATTTTAGCCACCTCAACCCAAGCGATCCTTGGGTTCATCTCAACATTGAACTCATTAAAACTGCTCACCAAATGTGGGTCTCGCTCTTAGTTAAATCAGAGGAATTCGATGCGGATTCACTTATCACCGAGCTCATGCGTATCACTGGTTATTCCAGGCGCGAAGTAAATAATGGAATAAATGCTATGGCAGCCATGCAGAACTTACCTCTACTCCGTGAGATTCAAGAGCGCTATTACTTTCTTAATATTTACTACTTATCAGCGATAATGCTCGCCGTTGCCAAGGGATCTAAAGAAATTTGGCCCGAGCTGGATCGCCGCATCGTTGATGCGCTAACACCGGCTGTGGCAGATGAAGCCATGATGCAGTCTGCTACCTTGGCTCGACATATTAAGCGATGGATTTATGAGCTGGATCCCACGCCACCTAAGCCACCTGATGCGAAACGGGATTATGTGCGCGCTCAGATGAAGGACGATGTCACCTACGCCCAAATTCGACTCAGTGGGGCCAACAGACAGCGCTTTAATGATCTCCTGCGGCATTGGTCAGAAAAGGGGACAGACCTTGTAAACGGCTTGGTAGACATCCTCAAGGAAAATAGTCAGGTCAAAATAAATAAGTACCTCTACACGCCACATGAGGAGAGTGAAGTCGGATGGATGCCAGATGCTGGCTTCTGCAATATCGGTGACTACCTCGATTGTGAGATGTCAATCCCGAAAGACCTCGACAAATTTAAGGGGAGGGTAGAAGAAGGATATCGCCCCAGTGAGGGACTGATTGCGCTGGTACGAGCCCGAGATGGTCACTGCAGATTTCCCGGCTGCTGTGTGCCAGCTAGTAAATGCCAGGTGGATCATATTGTGCCGTGGAAGGAAGGGGGCAAAACCGTGGACTGGAATCTCCAGCTGGTTTGCCAACGCCATCACAATATGAAAACCGATGCCCGCTTTAGTGCGGAAATCAATGGACTAGCGGAGGTGAAGTGGATTGGACCATTGGACGTGCCAATGGTAACCAAACCCACCGGTCCGCTAGCGCCGATAATGCCACGGGGGAGGTGGGGCCAGATCTTGAGGGATCGGATGCAAGCTCGATTTGAAAGAATCAGAGATCAGCATCGCGATACTTAGAACCAGCCCACCTTGGGGGATTAGTTGGCGTGGAGATCGGCGTTAAGCTCGATAACCTTGGTATTAGGAACTACCACAACCTGGCCGCTCACAGAGTCGCGTCGGAAGATGAGTCCATTGCGCCCGCTGAGTTCTGCTGCCTTCACAATCGCGCCGTCGAAAAGCACCTTGGTGCCAGCGGTGACGTACAAGCCTGCCTCGATGATGCAGTCGTCGCCCAGTGGGATGCCACAGCCGGAGTTAGCGCCGAGCAAGCAACGCTTGCCCAGGGAGATGACGTGCTGTCCGCCACCGGAGAGGGTGCCCATGATGGATGCGCCGCCGCCGATGTCGGTGCCGTCATCGATGGTAACGCCAGCGGAGATGCGGCCTTCCACCATGGAAGCGCCGAGGGTGCCAGCATTGAAGTTAACAAAGCCCTCATGCATAACGGTGGTGCCCTCGGAGAGGTATGCACCTAGGCGCACGCGGTCCGCATCGCCAATGCGTACACCTGAAGGCACGACGTAATCGACCATGCGAGGGAACTTATCGACGGAATGCACCGCAACCTGTCCACGGCGGGAAAGGCGAGCGCGGGTGAGCTGGAAGCCTTCTACTGCGCAAGGGCCGAAGTTGGTCCATACAACGTTTTGCAGCAGGCCAAAAACGCCATCAAGGTTGAGGCCGTGGGGGCGAACCAAACGGTGGGAAAGTAGGTGGAGGCGCAGCCATGCGTCATAAGAATCAGCAGGTGCAT encodes the following:
- a CDS encoding DUF402 domain-containing protein produces the protein MTDLHPVKQETFNTQESVNTDPKGFLRQVDTYKVTDFGLYMARGANHPRFGYLESWLLPELGLRANIFHFREGVNEQQDFYIDVAEIQVEDNVWTTRDLYVDLVSNVGQPVTVLDIDELAAATSAGLITADDAEKAIDATLNAVEGITRHGDDPMKWLRSKGIELTWADASSIELVPAE
- a CDS encoding S1 family peptidase — encoded protein: MSKALPRTISAAALSSALVGASIIGAAPAQAIADGRNAVSSSALSSFGSSSPLVHLQIGSTACTGTLITPTWILTARHCIPESGNAGAAIGSSTLSSFEAVRQAIIHPTADLALVELYTPNNSVTADIYASHVQAGNAGTTEGWGGYAIQNQQIAQAADVSVQRRVNNLEGPDPSAILLEGQISNGRLMPGDSGGPLFVNGQLAGVLSMSTAVEGAASQAGTVGWYVPVAEYADWISRYSGKSIPAITGAPAPLVDATALPTFIPQARIQNIPSTGIATLDGFIRSWAAGSA
- a CDS encoding YkvI family membrane protein, with protein sequence MILQIFRVAFAFVGIIVGAGFASGQEVMQYFVAFGVDGIWGVVLSAVVMTIMALIILQLGSYFNAGEHGEVFRRVSHPIFSKILDIGVVITLFATGFVMFAGAGSNLNQQWGLPLWIGAVIMVVLVLAAGMLDVDKVTTVIGAITPFIIIFITAASIYTLVEGNFSPVEQLDSAALAVGTTLPHWAIAAINYVGFNMMVAVSMAVVIGGSMFNPRVAGRGGLLGGVILGFLIIISALTLFATVETVGHDDMPMLTIINNLSPIAGQVMAVVIYGMIFNTALGMFYALGRRLTATKPERFRPVYVVTVLVGFVLSFLGFKNLVGWVYPILGYIGLLLIAVMMVAWFRGRVRIYKESERRMRIVDLLQIGHDGALNEAERKALQKDIQDSNLNEEQIRAATSK
- the arsC gene encoding arsenate reductase (glutaredoxin) (This arsenate reductase requires both glutathione and glutaredoxin to convert arsenate to arsenite, after which the efflux transporter formed by ArsA and ArsB can extrude the arsenite from the cell, providing resistance.) codes for the protein MDVTIYHNPRCATSRNTLKYLQEQGIEPTVINYLKQPLSAAELTDLFNKVGIPVHAGIRTKEAEYKELGLSPETPETELIDAILTHPKLLQRPIVATEKGARIARPKISGIEEIL
- the typA gene encoding translational GTPase TypA, with the protein product MTHPEFRNVAIVAHVDHGKTTLVNAMLEQSGVFGDHGEVADRVMDSGDLEKEKGITILAKNTAIRRKGAGKDGKDLIINVIDTPGHADFGGEVERALSMVDGVVLLIDASEGPLPQTRFVLGKALAAKMPVIIAVNKTDRPDARIDEVVEEAQDLLLELAASLDDEDAAQAAEQLLDLPVLYASGREGKASLENPGNGNVPDSEDLMPLFDTLYSVIPEPAADIEGPLQAHVTNLDSSSFLGRIGLVRVHAGTLRKGQQVAWIHYDEQGNQHTKTAKIAELLATVGVTRVPATEVVAGDIAAISGIEDIMIGDTLADLENPVALPRITVDEPALSMTIGVNTSPMAGRGGGDKLTARVIKARLEQELIGNVSIKVLPTERPDAWEVQGRGEMALSILVETMRREGFELTVGKPQVVTQTIDGKLHEPYEIMVIDVPSEYQGNVTQLMATRKGLMQSMATTPGSDWIRMEFRIPARGLIGFRTTFMTETRGTGIANSYSDGMDLWAGEIKGRPQGSLVADRAGKITAFALTALADRGSFFVEPGTETYEGVVVGANNREEDMDINPTKEKKLTNMRAASADTTVTLAKAHNLTLDEALEFCGSDECVEVTPEVLRVRKVILNATERGRARSRAKSLNK
- a CDS encoding Rv1157c family protein, which encodes MIKRITAVALAATVAFATPAAHAISPVEQAFNYSSSLASGLPLDQWGRPNEQVRQQIQQALNQPWVPQEVKNIASQALGLISETPTESEVAIPEDAPRIAQFFWPTRAENCINGNSASVGSAFAVPGPAALPLPGAGVGQSSFVFTALGTGALAPEQQSTMKVEWANLSTLRYGTTTLGNTGINPAGPSTISGVADTGTGIIVAIMSGGLSTSTEGGQAQCNFAPTAVVFDVR